The Halalkalibacter krulwichiae genome has a segment encoding these proteins:
- a CDS encoding GerAB/ArcD/ProY family transporter: protein MLNKDNYQIPPVEMAVTVVSMLLAIGILTLPRTLADTLETGDGWLSVLLSGATVMGIVFLIVRLQKFFPGQSLLQFIGESGVGKWIAKILALLFFLYFIILLAFEARVLTIIVRMYLLDRTPPEITLGIILLTSAYAVSKGVQGIVHLNIMFAPFIIIVYFTLIVFNVGNMDVTELLPVLPLGIMPVLASVPETIHSYLGIELLFFWLAYMKATDLKVLPLNIGIMFVTLVYFLILIVTYSVLSVDGVKSIVFPVVGLAKEVEIVEGLIERFEPLMIVIWIIAIFTTMAIVHLLAVQTIKKEFVKKKGIIIPATITLIAYYIAFAPNSIEEVYMLGGYVSNAGLTVICLSLLVGYLSVWLKKKKQSSPQQSKGLAK, encoded by the coding sequence ATGCTCAATAAGGATAACTATCAAATTCCACCTGTTGAAATGGCGGTTACAGTAGTGTCAATGTTGCTTGCTATTGGAATATTGACGTTGCCGCGAACGTTGGCAGACACACTTGAAACCGGAGATGGATGGCTTTCGGTCTTGCTTAGTGGTGCTACTGTAATGGGAATTGTATTCTTAATTGTTCGCTTACAGAAATTTTTTCCTGGTCAATCCCTTTTACAATTTATTGGTGAGAGTGGAGTAGGAAAGTGGATTGCGAAAATACTTGCTCTTTTATTTTTTTTGTATTTCATTATTTTATTAGCGTTTGAGGCTCGAGTTCTCACTATTATCGTAAGGATGTATTTACTCGACCGCACTCCTCCTGAAATTACACTAGGAATCATTCTTTTAACGAGTGCTTATGCTGTTTCAAAAGGTGTACAAGGGATCGTTCATTTAAATATTATGTTTGCTCCTTTCATTATTATTGTCTATTTCACGCTTATTGTGTTTAACGTAGGCAATATGGACGTCACAGAACTATTGCCTGTTTTACCATTAGGCATTATGCCAGTACTCGCTTCCGTACCTGAAACGATTCATTCTTATTTAGGCATAGAGTTATTGTTTTTTTGGTTAGCGTATATGAAAGCGACGGATTTGAAGGTGCTCCCTTTAAATATCGGAATCATGTTCGTTACACTCGTGTACTTTCTAATCTTGATTGTCACCTATTCTGTCCTATCAGTTGACGGTGTAAAGAGTATTGTCTTTCCAGTAGTCGGACTTGCGAAAGAAGTAGAAATCGTTGAAGGATTAATTGAACGATTTGAACCTCTGATGATCGTTATATGGATTATTGCGATTTTTACAACGATGGCGATTGTCCACCTGCTTGCAGTTCAAACGATCAAGAAGGAATTTGTAAAGAAGAAAGGGATTATAATACCGGCAACGATAACTTTAATTGCTTATTATATTGCTTTTGCTCCGAATTCCATTGAGGAAGTTTATATGTTGGGGGGATATGTAAGCAATGCCGGGCTGACCGTTATTTGCCTCTCGCTATTGGTCGGCTATTTATCGGTCTGGTTGAAAAAGAAGAAGCAAAGTTCCCCACAACAGTCAAAGGGGCTAGCGAAATGA
- a CDS encoding histidinol-phosphatase codes for MMFDLHTHNEMCGHAIGTIEDYVTAGIDKGLKVIGISDHTPYFHREEDHPFPRITMAKSHFTKYIEEVLRLKQQYANQIEVLIGIESDFFPDHGLAYQKYLDQYPFDYIIGSVHYVDEISIFKKGRWEGLSMAQKIKTKERYYGLIEQSARSRMFQILGHIDAMKGFYPEFSSIEVEAIEHTLRVIGEEELVIEINTSGKTKDSGGWYPADDILERALHYNVGVTFGSDAHTPDRVGDEFNEVKSRLKEIGFKELTYFVKKEKRSVLI; via the coding sequence ATGATGTTTGACTTACATACTCACAATGAAATGTGTGGACATGCAATTGGCACGATAGAAGATTATGTGACCGCAGGAATTGATAAAGGGTTAAAAGTGATAGGGATTTCAGACCATACACCGTATTTTCACCGTGAAGAAGACCACCCTTTTCCTCGCATTACGATGGCTAAATCACATTTCACCAAATATATTGAAGAGGTTTTGCGATTAAAACAGCAATATGCTAATCAAATCGAGGTTCTTATTGGAATTGAGAGTGATTTCTTTCCTGACCACGGACTTGCCTACCAAAAGTATTTAGATCAATATCCCTTTGATTATATTATAGGGTCGGTTCATTATGTTGATGAAATTAGTATATTTAAAAAGGGACGCTGGGAAGGCCTATCTATGGCTCAAAAAATAAAGACGAAGGAAAGGTACTACGGATTAATCGAACAGTCTGCTCGCAGCCGAATGTTTCAAATCCTTGGACATATTGATGCGATGAAGGGTTTTTATCCGGAATTTTCATCAATAGAAGTAGAGGCGATTGAACACACTTTACGGGTCATTGGTGAGGAAGAATTAGTGATTGAGATCAATACCTCTGGAAAAACGAAAGATTCAGGCGGTTGGTATCCTGCTGATGATATTTTAGAAAGAGCGTTGCATTATAACGTAGGAGTTACATTTGGTTCAGATGCTCATACGCCAGACCGTGTAGGAGACGAATTTAATGAAGTAAAGAGTCGGTTAAAAGAGATTGGTTTTAAAGAACTAACCTATTTCGTTAAAAAAGAGAAGCGCTCTGTACTGATATAG
- a CDS encoding ATP-binding cassette domain-containing protein, producing MNQSKMVSEENLAIKATGLVKAFGNNKAVNGVDLAVQKGTVFGFLGPNGAGKTTTVRMLATLLQPDEGSANILGHDLVNEADAVRSRVSLTGQFASVDEDLSGMENLILIGRLLGYSRNQAKERARDLLSAFGLEEAAKLQVKKYSGGMKRRIDIAASIVVTPDLLFLDEPTTGLDPRSRNQVWDVVRALVRSGTTVLLTTQYLDEADQLADRIAVIDQGIIIAEGTSGELKASVGEGALRVRVSAPETREKAKTILSKALNTEVQFDSDPLALSARVTENELVAVALAELVRSGITITNFSIGQPSLDEVFLTLTDQANRDNNVNKEVG from the coding sequence ATGAATCAGTCAAAAATGGTAAGTGAAGAGAATTTAGCGATTAAGGCAACGGGCCTAGTAAAAGCATTTGGGAACAATAAAGCGGTAAATGGCGTAGACTTAGCTGTTCAAAAAGGAACGGTGTTCGGTTTTCTTGGCCCGAATGGTGCTGGGAAAACAACAACTGTACGAATGCTTGCGACCTTATTACAACCAGACGAGGGCAGTGCTAACATATTGGGACATGATCTTGTAAACGAGGCCGACGCAGTTAGAAGTCGAGTCAGTTTGACTGGCCAGTTTGCTTCAGTGGATGAGGATTTGTCAGGAATGGAGAATTTAATTTTAATCGGTCGCTTACTAGGGTATTCTCGTAATCAGGCGAAAGAAAGAGCGCGTGATCTTCTCAGTGCATTTGGTTTAGAAGAGGCGGCAAAACTACAAGTGAAAAAATATTCGGGTGGGATGAAAAGGCGGATTGATATCGCAGCTAGCATCGTCGTTACACCTGATTTATTATTTCTAGATGAGCCGACAACTGGTCTCGATCCAAGGAGTCGAAATCAAGTTTGGGATGTCGTTCGAGCACTTGTTCGTTCAGGGACAACGGTCTTATTAACAACACAGTATCTTGATGAAGCAGATCAACTGGCAGATCGCATTGCTGTCATTGATCAAGGAATCATTATTGCTGAAGGGACTAGTGGAGAATTAAAAGCATCGGTCGGAGAAGGAGCACTACGTGTCAGAGTGTCAGCTCCTGAAACAAGGGAAAAAGCAAAAACGATCTTATCAAAAGCATTGAATACAGAAGTTCAATTTGATTCCGACCCTTTGGCCTTATCAGCAAGAGTGACTGAAAATGAACTCGTTGCCGTTGCTTTAGCAGAGTTAGTACGATCTGGGATTACCATTACTAATTTCTCAATCGGACAGCCGAGTCTAGACGAGGTATTCTTGACGTTGACCGATCAAGCCAATCGAGATAACAACGTTAACAAGGAGGTGGGCTAA
- a CDS encoding methyl-accepting chemotaxis protein has protein sequence MTKITKKLGLIIISMMLLAIATISISNYRISYEKVKDAAGIELYGCANITTGLLDTDIIEKLANGDFSKAQETGSLISWTVQHKSIFSAQYILSLDGTLLAVDENLQQQGFTYQDSFYLDEETLHHIVNMKHPAYSDVYEYGGMNRLTGYAPIFKDHDPTKEVIAISAIDFDAKIISERTWAMVGGGILVSMIPVLLVGAITIWLISKTIKPLIRLNQYAQQISDGDLTVGPLELKHEKPKNEIDEVTDSFNGLVSNFKTILKDVGINSDRVFESAKIISQGSEQVSESVDTISSHLHEVARGNKTQANSTIVIDDSITNISKEFSRIGDKIKRASEASNVTTTQASSGNAIVEQVINQMKAINEHTDSTVKVISSLNEKTNKIQDIVSLITGFAEQTNLLALNASIEAARAGSHGAGFAVVAQEVRKLAEESGNATTQIASLVSQINTETSSAVSVAEQGSKSVKEGLLLVNDANNSFKEISASIYGITNDISEVDQLSDKINQSILYIASSIEEIKTISIQNSENVQHVAESTEGQSATMQEIVASINTLVETAEVLLQEVSRFKTD, from the coding sequence ATGACGAAAATCACAAAGAAATTAGGCTTAATTATCATCTCGATGATGCTTTTGGCAATTGCTACGATTTCGATTTCGAATTACAGAATAAGTTATGAAAAGGTGAAGGATGCGGCCGGGATTGAATTATATGGGTGCGCTAACATTACAACTGGTTTATTGGACACAGACATTATTGAAAAATTGGCAAATGGGGATTTTTCTAAAGCTCAAGAAACAGGAAGTTTAATTAGCTGGACTGTACAACACAAGAGTATTTTTAGCGCACAATACATTTTGTCACTGGATGGAACATTACTAGCTGTTGATGAAAACTTACAACAGCAAGGCTTTACGTATCAAGATTCTTTTTACCTCGACGAGGAGACACTTCATCATATAGTTAATATGAAACACCCCGCCTATTCTGATGTATATGAGTATGGTGGAATGAATCGTCTTACTGGCTATGCGCCCATCTTTAAAGATCATGATCCAACAAAAGAGGTCATTGCGATTAGTGCCATTGATTTTGATGCAAAAATCATTAGTGAGCGAACATGGGCGATGGTCGGTGGTGGAATCTTAGTTAGCATGATCCCTGTTTTACTCGTTGGAGCAATAACCATTTGGTTAATTAGTAAAACCATTAAACCACTTATTCGTTTAAATCAATATGCGCAACAAATTTCTGATGGGGATCTAACCGTTGGACCATTAGAATTGAAACATGAAAAGCCGAAAAATGAAATTGATGAAGTAACTGATAGCTTTAATGGTTTGGTTTCAAATTTTAAAACAATCCTTAAGGACGTAGGAATCAATTCTGACCGTGTATTTGAGTCGGCTAAAATTATTTCGCAAGGCTCTGAGCAAGTAAGTGAATCCGTTGACACCATCTCTTCACACTTGCACGAAGTTGCAAGAGGAAATAAAACACAAGCAAATAGCACGATTGTCATTGACGATTCAATCACGAACATTTCCAAAGAATTCTCTAGGATCGGTGACAAAATCAAGCGAGCTTCCGAAGCATCCAATGTGACGACGACTCAAGCTAGCAGCGGAAATGCAATCGTTGAACAAGTGATTAATCAAATGAAAGCGATCAATGAACACACCGATTCAACCGTAAAGGTCATCTCAAGCTTGAACGAAAAAACAAATAAAATTCAAGATATTGTTTCCTTGATTACTGGCTTTGCCGAACAAACTAATCTTCTTGCCTTAAATGCTTCAATTGAAGCTGCTCGTGCTGGAAGTCATGGAGCTGGATTTGCAGTTGTAGCTCAAGAAGTTCGGAAACTAGCTGAAGAATCAGGAAATGCAACGACTCAAATAGCTTCCTTAGTTAGTCAAATTAACACCGAAACCAGCTCGGCAGTGAGTGTAGCGGAACAAGGAAGTAAATCAGTAAAAGAAGGATTGTTACTCGTTAATGACGCAAACAATTCATTCAAAGAAATTTCTGCTTCAATCTACGGAATTACCAATGACATTAGTGAGGTTGATCAACTCTCAGATAAAATCAATCAGAGTATCCTTTATATTGCTTCGTCTATTGAGGAAATCAAAACAATCTCTATTCAAAACTCTGAAAATGTTCAACACGTAGCCGAATCCACTGAAGGTCAATCAGCGACCATGCAAGAAATTGTAGCATCTATAAATACCCTAGTAGAAACTGCCGAAGTCTTGCTACAGGAAGTAAGCCGTTTTAAAACAGATTAA
- a CDS encoding ribonuclease J has protein sequence MSMNENAVSIFALGGMNEIGKNMYAIECANEIILIDCGNKFPDESLLGIDLIIPDISYLLENKNKVKALIVTHGHEDHIGGIPYLLKKLNVPIYATRFTLGLIELKLKEHKLLSESELVEIDSQSSLQFQDISVKFFKVTHSIPDCLGIVFETPEGKIVHTGDFKFDLTPARNEYSDIHTMAEIGKEGVLLLLSESTNAERRGLTPSEQAVGEHVVEAFMKADRKVIVSTFASNVSRVQQVVDACIKTNRKLALLGRSMVNVIEVAMERGYLQVPEGMMIDQNEINELPPEKVTILCTGSQGEPMAALARLSTGNFRGVDVLPDDTVIFAAGPIPGNERNVTSIVNNFFTIGANVIYGSGTTSGMHVSGHGYQEDLKLMLTLMKPKYFIPIHGEYRMLHHHRLLAESVGVESGHTFIMNNGDVVDINDSIARQTRKIPAGNTFVDGLGVGDVGDMVLRDRKQLSEDGMLVIVVTLSKTEKKLLSSPDVISRGFVYVKDSEQLQKDLNRLIAKTVNELLEENKYQWNVMKQTLKKSVGQFLFTQIKRKPMILPIIIEA, from the coding sequence ATGAGTATGAATGAGAATGCAGTATCAATTTTTGCTTTAGGCGGGATGAATGAAATAGGAAAAAATATGTATGCAATTGAGTGTGCCAATGAAATCATATTGATTGATTGTGGCAATAAGTTTCCTGACGAAAGTTTGTTAGGAATTGATTTGATCATTCCAGATATTTCCTATTTGCTTGAAAATAAAAATAAAGTAAAGGCGTTAATTGTTACGCACGGACATGAAGATCATATTGGCGGGATACCGTACTTATTAAAAAAATTAAATGTTCCCATTTATGCAACCCGTTTTACCTTAGGATTAATAGAACTCAAATTAAAAGAACATAAATTGCTTAGTGAGAGCGAATTAGTTGAAATCGATAGTCAATCAAGTCTCCAATTTCAAGATATCAGTGTGAAATTCTTTAAGGTAACACATAGCATTCCTGACTGCTTAGGTATTGTTTTTGAAACTCCAGAAGGGAAAATTGTACATACTGGAGATTTTAAATTTGATTTAACCCCTGCAAGAAACGAGTATTCCGATATTCATACAATGGCTGAAATCGGCAAAGAAGGAGTATTGTTACTATTATCTGAGAGTACAAATGCTGAGAGACGTGGTTTAACACCGTCTGAGCAAGCAGTCGGGGAACATGTCGTAGAAGCATTTATGAAAGCAGATCGAAAGGTCATTGTGTCTACGTTTGCATCAAATGTTAGTCGGGTTCAACAAGTTGTGGATGCTTGCATAAAAACAAATCGTAAATTAGCATTGCTCGGTCGTAGTATGGTGAATGTAATTGAAGTAGCGATGGAGAGAGGGTATTTACAAGTACCAGAAGGAATGATGATTGATCAAAATGAAATCAATGAACTACCTCCAGAAAAAGTGACGATCTTATGTACTGGTAGTCAAGGAGAACCAATGGCTGCTCTTGCCCGACTTTCAACTGGGAATTTCAGAGGAGTTGATGTATTACCGGATGATACCGTTATTTTCGCTGCGGGACCGATACCAGGAAATGAGCGCAATGTCACAAGTATAGTTAATAACTTTTTCACGATAGGAGCTAATGTTATTTATGGGTCGGGCACAACATCAGGTATGCATGTTTCTGGGCATGGGTATCAAGAAGACTTAAAGTTGATGTTAACATTAATGAAACCTAAATACTTTATCCCGATTCATGGCGAGTATCGCATGCTGCATCATCACCGATTATTAGCTGAATCGGTTGGAGTGGAAAGTGGTCACACATTTATCATGAATAATGGTGATGTTGTCGATATTAACGATTCTATTGCTCGTCAAACGAGAAAAATACCTGCTGGTAACACATTTGTCGATGGGTTAGGGGTTGGAGATGTTGGAGATATGGTCCTACGTGATCGAAAACAACTCTCTGAAGACGGTATGCTGGTCATTGTCGTAACTTTAAGTAAAACAGAGAAAAAATTACTTTCGTCACCTGATGTGATTTCACGCGGATTTGTTTATGTGAAAGACTCGGAACAACTCCAAAAGGACCTTAATCGACTTATTGCGAAAACGGTAAATGAGTTATTAGAAGAAAACAAATATCAATGGAACGTGATGAAGCAAACGCTTAAAAAGTCAGTTGGACAATTTTTATTCACACAAATTAAAAGAAAGCCTATGATTTTGCCGATTATTATCGAAGCTTAA
- a CDS encoding LysM peptidoglycan-binding domain-containing protein yields MKNGKKYGVKFIALSLGLSAMLGFAPLADAGTYEVKKGDTLYRIALNYKMSVDELKMLNGLSSNTIFPGQQLKVTDAIMTYHVQKGDTLYRISQNYQMTVADLKALNHLTSDIIFPGQELKVVVNKTIYEVQKGDTLYRISNQHDMTVEQLKQINHLKTNLIFPGQKLLVKGPTLVDPAGINIRVQSGFQFVKEEPRTYQLFSTRDNGFFARVEMINQQATVADLKAHAKQYLQTIGTVHEMKDIPYVHPFYKQNVFYMESLNHEVKVGILIKEIDGKLVRIILHLPDKEESEFYTPALLDQLQTLTFKK; encoded by the coding sequence TTGAAAAATGGAAAGAAGTATGGAGTGAAATTTATAGCTTTATCACTGGGACTATCAGCTATGTTAGGATTTGCCCCTTTAGCTGATGCAGGAACATATGAAGTGAAAAAGGGAGATACGTTATATAGAATTGCGCTGAACTATAAGATGTCAGTGGATGAACTGAAGATGCTTAATGGTCTGTCTAGTAATACCATCTTCCCAGGTCAACAGCTCAAAGTAACAGATGCAATTATGACCTATCATGTTCAAAAAGGAGATACCCTTTATCGAATTTCACAGAACTATCAAATGACAGTAGCTGATTTAAAAGCACTCAATCATTTAACGAGTGATATTATTTTCCCAGGTCAGGAATTAAAAGTAGTTGTCAATAAGACAATTTATGAGGTTCAAAAAGGAGATACTCTTTATCGAATTTCTAATCAGCATGACATGACTGTGGAACAGTTAAAACAAATCAATCATTTAAAAACGAATCTGATTTTTCCAGGTCAAAAGCTGCTTGTAAAAGGACCAACTTTAGTAGATCCTGCTGGAATAAATATTAGGGTACAATCTGGCTTCCAATTTGTAAAAGAAGAACCTAGGACTTATCAACTTTTCTCTACTAGAGATAATGGATTTTTTGCTAGGGTGGAAATGATTAATCAACAAGCAACTGTGGCTGACTTAAAGGCACATGCGAAACAGTATTTACAAACAATAGGGACTGTTCACGAAATGAAGGATATTCCTTATGTGCATCCTTTTTATAAACAAAATGTATTCTATATGGAAAGTTTGAATCATGAAGTGAAAGTAGGGATATTGATTAAGGAAATTGATGGTAAGCTTGTGAGAATCATTCTTCACTTACCTGATAAAGAAGAATCAGAGTTTTATACACCTGCTTTACTGGACCAACTTCAAACTTTGACGTTTAAGAAATAG
- a CDS encoding Ger(x)C family spore germination protein — translation MKWKGFLSLVICLFTLTGCWDLVEIEQISFVLASALDPFEDENVRRTYQSETGRRMPKGMFQMTNQVVIPGQIEGGGEEEGSGSGEGPFFNISSTGMTSFKQNRSFATRRSRPMSYEHLKVILINEQLARQGIIKHVLDFFFRDHEMRRDILVLVSEGNGSEILEEKLPLEMMPALSIEMISMNHARGHNIPPPKTIGELTKNLIGHQSYIIPRILKGEKDGLKIGGAAVFRGKENKMVGWLGEYDVQGYSWVTGIIENEVIEATYEQDENKVFVYENDYTDVEVNYSNENGQFQFDVLIKAEGFFVENWIEPITLESLETIGKLEKAVEEEIVRQSTKIVEKMQKEFYADIFKFYEEVKIKDYRYWQEIRDHWDGKGGAFSNATININADVKIRHYMPHEELEN, via the coding sequence ATGAAGTGGAAGGGCTTTTTATCTCTTGTGATTTGTTTATTTACTTTAACTGGATGTTGGGATTTGGTTGAGATTGAACAGATCAGTTTCGTATTGGCGTCAGCTCTTGACCCGTTTGAAGATGAAAATGTACGTAGGACATATCAATCTGAAACAGGAAGACGGATGCCAAAAGGAATGTTTCAAATGACGAACCAGGTTGTCATTCCTGGACAGATCGAAGGCGGAGGAGAAGAAGAGGGAAGTGGAAGTGGGGAAGGACCTTTTTTTAACATTAGTTCTACTGGGATGACGAGCTTTAAGCAAAATCGCTCCTTTGCAACTAGAAGAAGCCGTCCCATGAGCTATGAGCACCTCAAAGTGATTCTCATTAATGAACAGTTAGCAAGACAAGGCATCATTAAGCATGTACTAGATTTCTTTTTTCGTGATCATGAAATGAGAAGGGACATTCTTGTTTTAGTCTCAGAAGGAAATGGATCCGAAATTCTGGAAGAGAAGCTGCCGCTTGAAATGATGCCGGCCTTATCCATAGAAATGATTAGTATGAATCATGCTAGGGGACATAATATTCCTCCGCCGAAAACGATTGGTGAATTAACGAAAAATCTGATTGGACACCAGAGTTATATTATCCCAAGAATCCTAAAGGGAGAAAAGGATGGTCTGAAAATAGGCGGTGCGGCTGTGTTTCGAGGAAAAGAAAATAAAATGGTTGGTTGGTTAGGTGAATATGATGTCCAAGGTTATAGCTGGGTAACAGGAATAATAGAAAATGAGGTTATAGAAGCTACTTATGAACAGGATGAAAACAAGGTATTTGTTTATGAGAATGATTACACGGATGTCGAGGTGAATTATTCAAACGAAAACGGGCAATTTCAATTTGATGTTCTCATTAAGGCAGAAGGTTTTTTTGTGGAAAATTGGATTGAGCCTATAACTCTGGAATCTTTAGAAACGATTGGAAAATTAGAAAAAGCTGTTGAAGAAGAAATCGTAAGACAATCAACAAAGATTGTAGAGAAAATGCAAAAAGAATTCTATGCAGATATTTTTAAGTTTTATGAAGAAGTGAAAATAAAGGATTACCGCTATTGGCAAGAGATAAGAGATCATTGGGATGGTAAGGGAGGGGCTTTTTCAAATGCAACCATAAATATAAATGCTGATGTTAAGATTCGCCATTATATGCCCCATGAGGAATTGGAGAATTGA
- a CDS encoding spore germination protein, whose translation MYRKLLKRLNANQVRQTKEFKIERSKDLKTMIQTINNIVGESDDVVQRDFKIGRHTEASLFFVDGLAFDSSIEDRIIKPLIYFAENNIEFTQNQLVDYLLQEVVTYIEVTEKETIDEAILSLMSGETLLVIDGIDKLIVFDTRQFQQRGIEEPQSEVIVRGPRDGFNEVLHTNVMLIRRRLRDPNLTVQFGQLGRRSKADFAIVYIKGITDEDLVEEVRYRLSCLDMDIIMETGVIEQYIEDNVLSPFPQVLRTERPDKTIGALSLGKVIVVLDGSPFVLMTPITFSDLMKSTEDNYDRWQISSFIRLLRYFAAFMAVFLPGLYIAMVSYHQGMIPTIFALSIAGTREGVPFPAFIEAFLMELTFELLREAGIRLPRAVGQTIGIVGGLVIGDAAVRAGIVSPVMVIVVAITAIASFSIPAYNVSITFRLLRFLVMISAAFLGLFGIVISYILINIHLVSLRSFGSYYTSPFAPYKVKEWLDLMIRAPLVLLKDRPAEPKVMDKKKKEM comes from the coding sequence GTGTACAGAAAGCTTCTCAAACGATTAAATGCTAATCAAGTGCGTCAAACGAAAGAATTTAAGATTGAACGCTCAAAAGATCTTAAAACAATGATTCAAACCATTAATAATATTGTCGGGGAAAGTGATGATGTTGTTCAAAGGGACTTTAAAATTGGCAGGCATACCGAAGCTAGCCTGTTTTTTGTCGATGGTTTGGCCTTTGATTCAAGTATTGAAGATCGGATCATTAAGCCTTTAATATATTTTGCTGAAAACAATATCGAGTTTACACAAAATCAATTGGTTGATTATCTATTACAAGAAGTGGTGACTTATATTGAGGTCACAGAAAAAGAAACGATTGATGAAGCAATACTCTCTCTCATGTCAGGAGAAACATTACTAGTCATTGATGGCATTGATAAGTTAATTGTGTTTGATACGAGACAGTTTCAGCAAAGAGGAATTGAAGAACCTCAAAGTGAAGTGATTGTCCGAGGCCCAAGAGACGGTTTTAATGAAGTGCTTCATACGAATGTCATGCTTATTAGGCGCAGATTAAGAGATCCTAATTTAACCGTTCAGTTTGGCCAATTAGGACGACGTTCGAAGGCGGATTTCGCTATTGTTTATATTAAGGGAATTACGGATGAAGATCTTGTTGAGGAAGTTAGATACCGGTTAAGTTGCCTTGATATGGATATTATTATGGAGACTGGAGTGATTGAACAGTATATTGAAGACAATGTATTATCTCCGTTTCCTCAAGTGCTTCGAACAGAGAGACCAGATAAAACCATTGGTGCGTTGTCATTAGGGAAAGTCATTGTTGTTTTAGACGGATCACCATTTGTTTTGATGACACCTATTACTTTTAGTGATCTAATGAAATCGACAGAGGATAACTATGATCGTTGGCAGATAAGTAGCTTTATTCGATTGCTTCGTTACTTTGCTGCGTTTATGGCTGTTTTTTTACCTGGTTTGTATATCGCAATGGTGTCGTATCATCAAGGAATGATCCCGACTATTTTTGCACTCTCAATCGCAGGGACGCGAGAAGGGGTTCCTTTTCCAGCTTTTATTGAAGCGTTTTTGATGGAATTAACATTTGAATTACTACGGGAAGCGGGGATTCGCTTGCCTCGTGCTGTCGGTCAAACCATTGGGATAGTAGGTGGACTTGTTATTGGCGATGCAGCCGTACGAGCAGGGATTGTTAGTCCCGTAATGGTCATTGTCGTGGCCATCACAGCCATCGCTTCGTTTTCGATTCCAGCCTATAATGTTAGTATTACATTTCGCCTATTACGGTTCTTAGTGATGATTTCGGCTGCGTTTCTCGGTTTATTTGGGATCGTAATATCGTATATTTTAATAAATATCCATCTTGTTAGTTTAAGAAGCTTTGGGAGTTATTACACTTCTCCATTTGCCCCTTATAAGGTAAAGGAATGGTTAGATTTGATGATTCGTGCCCCTTTGGTTCTTTTGAAGGATCGTCCTGCTGAACCAAAGGTGATGGATAAAAAGAAAAAAGAGATGTAA
- a CDS encoding ABC transporter permease — protein MSDLDERLMKVLATQERPKRASAFSSTMTFGWRAWLKLKYVPEQLMDVTVFPIMFLLMFTYLFGGAIAGSTADYLQFLLPGILAMTVVTITMYTGMELNNDISKGIFDRFRSLPIWRPSVLVGMLLMDTARYTIASTIMIGLGLMMGFRPGGGIVGVVLAVALLVAFSFSLSWLWTTLGLILRTEKSLMGVSMMVLFPLTFVSNVFVDPETLPSWLQAFVEVNPISLLVTAVRGLMHGTATLAEVGWVILALVILLVIFAPLTMYLYRKKS, from the coding sequence ATGTCGGATCTAGATGAAAGACTGATGAAAGTACTCGCAACACAAGAACGACCAAAACGAGCAAGTGCCTTTTCATCAACGATGACATTTGGGTGGCGTGCATGGTTAAAATTGAAATATGTACCGGAACAATTAATGGATGTAACCGTCTTTCCAATCATGTTCTTGCTTATGTTTACGTATTTGTTTGGTGGAGCAATAGCAGGATCAACTGCTGATTACTTACAGTTTCTTTTGCCAGGCATTTTAGCGATGACCGTTGTGACCATTACGATGTATACCGGAATGGAGTTAAATAACGATATTTCAAAAGGAATCTTTGATCGATTTCGCTCGTTGCCGATTTGGAGGCCGTCTGTTCTTGTAGGAATGCTTTTGATGGATACAGCCCGATATACCATTGCTTCAACGATTATGATTGGCCTAGGGTTAATGATGGGCTTTCGCCCTGGTGGAGGAATTGTTGGTGTTGTTTTAGCGGTAGCTCTATTAGTAGCTTTTTCCTTTAGTTTGTCCTGGCTTTGGACGACACTAGGCTTAATCCTTCGAACAGAAAAATCTCTCATGGGTGTCAGCATGATGGTGCTATTTCCATTAACGTTTGTAAGTAACGTATTTGTTGATCCTGAAACATTGCCATCGTGGCTTCAAGCCTTTGTGGAGGTAAACCCCATTTCCCTACTTGTCACAGCAGTCCGCGGATTAATGCACGGAACAGCGACACTTGCAGAAGTCGGGTGGGTGATCTTGGCTTTAGTGATCTTGCTAGTTATCTTTGCACCGTTAACGATGTATTTGTATCGGAAGAAGAGTTAG